The Nerophis lumbriciformis linkage group LG03, RoL_Nlum_v2.1, whole genome shotgun sequence genome includes the window CGATGTGAGGGAAGCTAAGAGGAGTCTATGTCAGCAAAAGGAGCTGGTGGAGCGAACTATTTCTGATGTCCTACCAGGGGATGTAAAGAACACCAAAAAGGTATTCATATCAGAGTGTGCCTTCATTGCGGAAAACTCGGTTCCTAAGGATGAAATCATTCCTGGCGACGTTTCAACAGCCAAACAACAACTTGCCGCAAAGCAAGAAATCGTAGTCGAAAAAGAGAACATTGTGGCGGGAGATGTCAAGGCAACAATGCAGTCTTTAGAACGTGCAAAGCAACAAAGCATGTGCGTAGAGCGGGAGGTATTTACACCTGGAACTATATATGATATGGACTTGTCAAGTAAATGTCCAGAAGCAGATGAAGCCCAAGTCCAAAAAGAGATGATCATATGTGGGGATGTGAAAGCAGCTAAAAAGTCCCTGGAACTGGCCAAGCAGCAAAGCATGCATCTGGAGCGGGAAGTCATTGTTCCTGGAAAAATATACAATCTGGAAGTCTCTGCACAAAAAGAAAGGTCGTCAGTGGTTACGCAATCGTCTTCCTCCAGGAGTCAACAAGTCAAGACTTATTCAAAGGTTAGTGATACTATGAAAGATTTGGAAAATTGTTCCTTAGAGGCTTGCCAACAGGGAGATGTATCTCATTTTAGTGCAGTTATAGTCAGTAATAATGTACCTTATGTAAGCTATGAATGCAATGGTCTAATAACAGGACACAATGAGTCAGAAGATGTTATTAAAGGAGATGTAAAGGCAGCAATTAGATCTCTGCAAAGTGCTGCAACCGAGCAGAGGCTCCAAGATAAAGAAGACATTGTAGGCGGTAATGTTCACCTAGCGCTGCAATCGCTTGAGAGGTCTAGTGTAAATGTCTCCAAGGGAGACTTTAAATCTGCAATGCTATACAGGAAGTCAGAAAGAGCTTGTTCAGAGAGGGGTGTTGTGGTGTCTGTGCCTCCATCTGACACAACATTGTCTCCTTCAATTTCAGTAACCTGTCAAGGGAAACCATCCATCACAGCATGGAAACCCACATGCTACCCAGTAGAAAACAAAGGCTCTAACAGGTCCAGTTCTGAGGTTGAGGCTCCACTCCTGCAAAAGACACCACAGGACCTGAAGCCGGCATTGCCACCAAAGCCACACTTGACTAAACCTGTGTTTGTAGACGATGTGAACGTGACGCcagcaaaaaaaaacactgcaggGACTCATCCTGATGCAAAGCAATGCACACAACTTCCCACTAATCGGTTAATTGAGGGCACAGGGGCCACAACTGCACATAAATCGGACTACCAAGTGACAAAGTCAAACACACCTGAATTGGAGATGGAGAGAAATGTCATCCAGAGAATTAATGCAGCAGAGGAGATACAAAAGTGCATGAAGGATTCTGAAGACAATGCAAAGCATGAAATGAACATGAGCTTGCAAGCTACTTTAAAGAACTTTGAAAGAACGGGAAGTGAGACCCAGAATAAAAAAGCCAATTTCTTACCCACAAAGATTGTTAAAAATTACAAGGTTGAATTGGGGAAACAGACCTCAAAGACAGCCCCCGCTCAAAACTGCAGACCAATGCTCCCACAGGgtgaaaatgaaaataaagttGTTTTGAGAGAGAAGAAAGGTAAAGAGACGGCGGTTGAGCGACGACAGAGGCTCTCTGTGCACAAGGATGAGATCATGAAAGGCAACGTAAAGGCAGCCATGGAAATCTTTGAAAATATCAGGAAACGAGAGGAACTCAAGGGAATCTTATCTCAGGTGCAGGAGATTGAAGGAGGAACCAGCAATGCGGACGACAGCTCTTTGAAGACAGTTTGTGATAGTGTCCCCGCTTGGGTGGCATCACCAAATGAAAATTCAAAGCAAAGCAAACAACTGGAAAAGAAAGTTGAAACTGAGACACGGGATGATGATCTAGAAAGTGTTTCTTCGGTCGAAACTGCGTACGAGGATTTGGAAAAAGCAAGTAAAGAGATATTAAATCTGAAGGAGCAGACTTTGGCGAAGCTCCTTGACATCGAAGAGGCGATCAAAAAGGCTCTCTACTCGGTCTCTAACCTGAAATCGGAGGCAGACATTGCTGGGTTGTCAGGACTGTTTGATGAGTCTTTAATAGCGGAGCAACATATTCAACCTGCCAACAAGGTCAGGAAAATCAGCATTGCGTTAACCAAGGCCAAATCAGGTCAAGGCAAAGAAACGACAAACCTACGCAGCAACTCAAGTCTTCCGAAGAAAGAAGCGCCTGGACAAGTCAACAACAAGCTCATCAGACAGTCTTCTTCCCAGTCGTCCCCGTCATTTATCTCCATTCATTCCGCTGCCAGAAGGCCTGCTGAACGACAGAAGCCCACTATGTCCACATTTAAACCAGCACTGgaggaaaaaggtcaaaattgtGAAGGTCATTCGGCCCATGAGTCTGGTAACAGCCCAGCAAAGCATAAGGTTAGCATGCTTGAGGTGCAAACAGTTCCCAAGGAACCTGCAGGAATCATCGGGACAAAGACTGTCAGTGAAACCTACAAAGAGACCGATGGCTTTGGAAACGTTTTTGTATCCTCTGTGAAGTCTACATTTGTTGCCAAACAGTCTGACAGTATGCCAGCTGCCCTGTTTGAGGGGGTCGGGAGCCCAACCAGATACGAAGTCATGACATCCCCATTAGTGCAAAGATCTAGTTTCCCCCCTAAGGACGAGAAGCTGAGTAAGACGGACAAGAAAGGGAAAGTGTTTGTACCGTTTAGCCAACCCAACAAAGAACACTGAACAAACCTGCTCCTTAGCGGTCTTTAGGGGACTACGTACTGCATTTGTGTTATCAAGTTTTGTTCATTATAAAATCTGATGTTATGTAGTGATGGATATGTtcaatttgtattaaaaaaaaccatATGTCTTATGGATTTTATACTGTACTTATAGAATGTACAATTATTTTAAATGAAACAAAATAGCTGTAAGGTGTTGTGTAAATTGTTTAATAAATTACAGTTTTAGAAAGAAAGTGTGTTCTTAGTGTGTTCTATGGTATTTCATTTATGGATGGGTATTCAAACAATTATAATACTAACATTAATGCTGATT containing:
- the LOC133575098 gene encoding xin actin-binding repeat-containing protein 1-like translates to MKDLENCSLEACQQGDVSHFSAVIVSNNVPYVSYECNGLITGHNESEDVIKGDVKAAIRSLQSAATEQRLQDKEDIVGGNVHLALQSLERSSVNVSKGDFKSAMLYRKSERACSERGVVVSVPPSDTTLSPSISVTCQGKPSITAWKPTCYPVENKGSNRSSSEVEAPLLQKTPQDLKPALPPKPHLTKPVFVDDVNVTPAKKNTAGTHPDAKQCTQLPTNRLIEGTGATTAHKSDYQVTKSNTPELEMERNVIQRINAAEEIQKCMKDSEDNAKHEMNMSLQATLKNFERTGSETQNKKANFLPTKIVKNYKVELGKQTSKTAPAQNCRPMLPQGENENKVVLREKKGKETAVERRQRLSVHKDEIMKGNVKAAMEIFENIRKREELKGILSQVQEIEGGTSNADDSSLKTVCDSVPAWVASPNENSKQSKQLEKKVETETRDDDLESVSSVETAYEDLEKASKEILNLKEQTLAKLLDIEEAIKKALYSVSNLKSEADIAGLSGLFDESLIAEQHIQPANKVRKISIALTKAKSGQGKETTNLRSNSSLPKKEAPGQVNNKLIRQSSSQSSPSFISIHSAARRPAERQKPTMSTFKPALEEKGQNCEGHSAHESGNSPAKHKVSMLEVQTVPKEPAGIIGTKTVSETYKETDGFGNVFVSSVKSTFVAKQSDSMPAALFEGVGSPTRYEVMTSPLVQRSSFPPKDEKLSKTDKKGKVFVPFSQPNKEH